TCACTATGTATTTTAGTTATATAATTTAGCTGTGTAGTTTAGCTATATAATTTAGCTCTGTATTTTAACTATATGGCTTAGCTAACTCTATTAATGACCGCAGCCACCTTTAGCATGAGCATGACCGTGAGATAATTCATCTTCAGTCGCAGCACGAACACTAATAACGTCAATGTTGAATGTTAATGTTTTACCTGCAAAAGGATGATTTAAATCGCAATCTGCATTAAAGCGCCCTACTTTAATAAGCGTTACTTCTTGCTTACCTTGGTTAGATTCAACCACAGCCGTCATACCCGCAGTCCATTTTTTAGCACCCTGTAAATGCTTAAGCGGAATACGTTGT
Above is a genomic segment from Psychromonas sp. L1A2 containing:
- a CDS encoding FKBP-type peptidyl-prolyl cis-trans isomerase → MQIAKNSVVEFHYRLTEGTELLEDSAGNNPLIYLHGAGGLFEKMELAFVDKTVGDKFEITLTPQESYGERREGALQRIPLKHLQGAKKWTAGMTAVVESNQGKQEVTLIKVGRFNADCDLNHPFAGKTLTFNIDVISVRAATEDELSHGHAHAKGGCGH